From the genome of Ignavibacteriales bacterium, one region includes:
- a CDS encoding pyridoxal phosphate-dependent aminotransferase, translated as MSLSQIARSLKASPTLKLNEKAAILREKGDPVIHLGGGEPKSRAPIDALMAAVNNLNTGEVRYTPADGIPALKKAIIRYTEEYYNRKVNPENVIASGGAKQAIMCALQAILNPQEEVVYPAPYWVSYPEMARLCGAIGVAAFAEDGTFYPRIQDIEQRVGSYTRAIIINSPNNPSGAMYSEQFISDVVDYCERKDLYLIMDDIYHRLIFDGKKPINVYNYAKDLSENSKIIVINGISKMYAMTGFRIGWAVGNKKVIEAMTNIQGHQTSGPSVVLQLAAVGALNGIQSSVENLRVTLENNRNVLLDQLNSFEGVKVTKPDGTFYCFADFSNYNKSSNKLSEYLIEKVMVLTVPGAEFGMEGYLRISFCGTIKDITDGIERIKWALDPNSPNELYIGDRKLVRDWA; from the coding sequence ATGAGTCTAAGTCAAATTGCAAGATCGCTAAAGGCATCACCCACTCTAAAACTTAATGAAAAAGCAGCTATACTTAGAGAAAAAGGTGATCCTGTTATCCATCTTGGCGGTGGCGAACCTAAAAGCCGTGCACCAATAGATGCACTGATGGCCGCTGTTAATAACCTTAATACCGGGGAAGTTAGATATACTCCCGCAGATGGAATTCCGGCATTAAAAAAAGCAATTATTCGTTATACAGAAGAATATTACAACCGCAAAGTGAATCCGGAAAATGTGATTGCATCTGGTGGAGCAAAACAGGCAATAATGTGCGCGCTTCAGGCAATTCTAAATCCGCAGGAAGAAGTTGTATATCCAGCGCCATACTGGGTTAGCTATCCGGAAATGGCACGGTTGTGCGGAGCAATTGGTGTTGCAGCTTTTGCTGAAGATGGTACTTTTTATCCACGCATTCAGGACATTGAACAACGGGTTGGCAGTTATACAAGAGCGATAATCATTAATAGTCCTAATAATCCAAGCGGTGCAATGTACTCTGAGCAATTTATTTCTGATGTAGTTGATTATTGCGAGCGCAAAGATTTATATTTAATTATGGATGACATTTACCATCGCTTGATTTTTGATGGTAAAAAACCAATTAACGTTTATAATTATGCAAAAGATTTATCGGAAAATTCCAAGATTATTGTCATCAACGGAATTTCTAAAATGTATGCTATGACTGGCTTTAGAATCGGCTGGGCTGTTGGAAATAAAAAAGTTATCGAAGCGATGACAAATATCCAGGGACATCAAACATCTGGACCGTCAGTCGTTCTTCAACTAGCTGCGGTTGGCGCTTTGAATGGTATTCAATCAAGTGTGGAAAATTTAAGAGTTACTCTTGAAAATAATAGAAATGTATTATTAGATCAGCTGAATTCTTTTGAAGGTGTTAAGGTTACAAAACCTGATGGAACATTTTACTGTTTTGCTGATTTTAGCAACTACAATAAAAGTTCAAACAAACTTTCAGAATACCTGATAGAAAAAGTTATGGTACTTACAGTTCCGGGTGCAGAGTTTGGAATGGAAGGTTACTTACGGATTAGTTTCTGTGGAACTATAAAAGATATTACTGATGGCATTGAAAGGATCAAGTGGGCATTAGATCCAAATTCACCAAATGAACTTTACATTGGCGACAGAAAATTAGTGAGGGACTGGGCATGA